Below is a window of Pseudomonas monteilii DNA.
GGCCCGGCGCCTTCCATTCGTCCACCATGCTCATCCACCCTGAATTGAAAACCGCTCGGTGTGGGTCAGCCAGGTGCGTAGCTGGCTGAACCGTTCGATGCAGACCTGCGGGCCGAATTCGCTCAACGCCTGCAGCGACATCGCGCCATACCCCACCGCCACCGAGTGCATGCCGGCGTTGCGGGCCATCAGCAGGTCGAAGGTCGAGTCGCCGATCATCAATGCACGCTCGGCCGTCACGCCACAGTGCGCGAGGATCTGCTCGAGCATCAGAGGATGGGGCTTGCCGCGGGTTTCATCGGCCGCCCGGGTCATCTCGAAGTAGTCTTCCCAGCCGTTGGCCCGCAGCACGCGATCGAGCCCGCGGCGCGCCTTGCCGGTCGCCACGGCCAGCCGGTAGCCGTCGGCACGCAGGGCTTCCAGGGTCTCGACCACGCCTTCGAACAGCGGCGACGGGGTCTGGTCCAGGTCGACGTAGACGTCGGCGTAATGCTGGCGGAAGACGATGACCTGATCAGGCGTCAGGTGCGGGTAGAGGGTCAGGATCGCCTCGTCCAGCGCCAGGCCGATGATGCCCTTGACCGCCTGCTCGTCCCGTGGCGCTTCACCGAAGCGCTCGGCGGCCGTGTTCATGGACGTGACGATACGGCCGATGGAGTCGGCCAGCGTGCCATCCCAGTCGAAGATCAGCAGGTCGTAGTCAGGCCGCACCGAGACGCTCCACGGCGCTGGCCC
It encodes the following:
- a CDS encoding HAD family hydrolase, translating into MRPDYDLLIFDWDGTLADSIGRIVTSMNTAAERFGEAPRDEQAVKGIIGLALDEAILTLYPHLTPDQVIVFRQHYADVYVDLDQTPSPLFEGVVETLEALRADGYRLAVATGKARRGLDRVLRANGWEDYFEMTRAADETRGKPHPLMLEQILAHCGVTAERALMIGDSTFDLLMARNAGMHSVAVGYGAMSLQALSEFGPQVCIERFSQLRTWLTHTERFSIQGG